The following coding sequences lie in one Brachionichthys hirsutus isolate HB-005 chromosome 15, CSIRO-AGI_Bhir_v1, whole genome shotgun sequence genomic window:
- the epdr1 gene encoding mammalian ependymin-related protein 1, which yields MYRLLIAVLAATGASVLRGLEASKATGPCVAPQQWEGRWVLYDHSTGRNRRAAVSYDGPSRRVRVLQQHKKHTPCQKFFEYIYLYQSMVMFQIDQKTKDCSKVSLTETWDPFDIPNNSTFEDQYVIGGPGDSVEVQEWSDRKPARQHETWVGVYTLKDCYPVQETYTRNSSVTTSTRFFNLRPGISDPEVFTPPSTCESAQPERMAESVC from the exons ATGTACCGGCTACTCATCGCCGTTCTGGCCGCCACCGGAGCGTCTGTGCTCCGCGGGCTGGAGGCTTCTAAAGCCACCGGGCCGTGCGTCGCTCCGCAGCAGTGGGAGGGCCGGTGGGTCCTGTACGACCACAGCACCGGGAGGAACCGACGAGCAGCCGTCTCCTACGACGGCCCGAGCCGGAGGGTCCgagtcctgcagcagcacaagaaACACACCCCGTGTCAGAA GTTTTTTGAGTACATCTACTTGTATCAGAGCATGGTGATGTTCCAGATTGACCAGAAGACCAAGGACTGCTCCAAGGTCTCTCTGACAGAGACCTGGGATCCTTTTGACATCCCAAACAACTCCACCTTTGAGGACCAGTACGTCATCGGAGGCCCTGGAGACAGCGTGGAGGTTCAGGAGTGGTCAGACAGGAAGCCGGCACGCCAGC ATGAGACCTGGGTGGGCGTTTACACCCTGAAGGACTGCTACCCGGTACAGGAGACCTACACCAGGAATAGCAGCGTCACCACCTCCACCCGCTTCTTCAACCTCCGGCCGGGCATCAGCGACCCCGAGGTCTTTACCCCGCCCAGTACCTGTGAATCAGCGCAGCCTGAGAGGATGGCTGAATCTGTGTGCTGA
- the nol7 gene encoding U3 small nucleolar RNA-associated protein NOL7, whose product MAKNRRGETSSFSSIPAAPDSSDDEAPEEVTFGDAKTQALRGMKEALDAARREKELLKEKRRRRQELFQEQKSRRVFPADVLQEIRSKKLKPHQDEAEAGKEATAKDASSKKRLATRRGAHARRLNGNYAVMTAKERSSASVQQQAAEHFIQSRLYGPGSCRTTNNELLSLQNKKGTNKSAAVQFIKKGWACKEKAKAERLKKRWLHKQRTSFC is encoded by the exons ATGGCGAAGAACCGACGTGGAGAAACTTCTTCGTTCTCTTCCATCCCCGCCGCTCCGGACTCCAGCGACGACGAGGCGCCGGAGGAAGTGACGTTTGGAGACGCGAAGACTCAGGCTCTCCGCGGCATGAAGGAGGCGCTGGACGCCGCGAGGAG GGagaaggagctgctgaaggagaagaggaggaggaggcaggagttATTCCAGGAGCAGAAG AGCAGGCGAGTCTTCCCGGCTGACGTTCTGCAGGAAATCCGCTCCAA GAAGCTGAAGCCGCATCAGGATGAAG CTGAAGCAGGAAAAGAAGCGACGGCCAAGGATGCGAGCAGCAAGAAGAGGCTGGCCACGAGGAGAGGGGCACACGCACGACG TCTGAATGGAAACTACGCAGTGATGACAGCAAAGGAACGGAGTTCTGCATCCGTCCAGCAGCAGGCGGCCGAGCATTTCATTCAGTCGAGGCTGTACGGACCAGGAAGCTGCAGGACCACAA ATAACGAGCTGCTGTCCCTGCAGAACAAGAAGGGAACAAATAAAAGTGCGGCGGTGCAGTTCATCAAGAAAGGCTGGG CCTGTAAAGAAAAGGCCAAAGCGGAGCGGCTGAAGAAGAGGTGGCTCCACAAGCAGCGGACTTCCTTCTGCTGA